A DNA window from Planctomycetota bacterium contains the following coding sequences:
- a CDS encoding NPCBM/NEW2 domain-containing protein, whose product MIAADCRLPIADGWPLGLVLGHLLWAAAAVSGAGYHLVENFTAPLPGRGTVTAEADFENGRVGLAAARLAYELTPKAQQVWLQFPNEAIRISGPGQLKLWVKPDGSGDEMQLTVYHAESFLDDRGERRLKDHARLALPRVKLDFAEWREVAFDLRSVPVGRTMWLERIEFHGRRKEGERAEAIVLLDDLRLEPSGAPPPATMATRLIGPPARDFGTRVAVALDVRSFVAAPARARARLTLTDRNETVVADRDFDVPLAAGQSSETKLELAPEKLDAYLPPFTLACDVVSSDLPQLSQKSEHKLVMANSVFLFDDMSDAIGRWFTAGYPADVRQNPRSWVSWTHGEAQRASPWTQTAAAISRVRIEDLAASRQSVTRHPQSPVPLGQFALRVDYAGDAVVYCGRERYLPGNAFRFGAWVKGDGSGAKLHALFLDYTDSADFWEGGWKRIYDGERELCTLDFTGWRYVEVPLPGDGLGSNAPRGSTAELDFPLELTAFRIEPPRGKEAAAPPAQGTVLIGSLIVHTQQEAAGALALHAGADDPERRFDPAHGAWATVQNASPVRARKVRVIWAMLDRANEVSGKGQADLDLAPREAKTLRLDLAKAAPDAARRQGPLRLQITATDAADAGVSAARELILAKPDTTVALADFESDRGYLGLKAHTLETAPPAGEAAARTSAEQAHGGRRSLALAWDKAKSPPQRPGLPPSRLLVVASIDPALPGVPVELSLWLHGDGSGALFYPVVGDTRGVSHGGHGRDFDLFLARAVATSVPLVEGDRKRDACGYSNAVRVDWQGWRKLDFRLPPIPPSWDKPQPVLGFAPSYPLGLHLAVDPQSADRDRGSLFVDDIVVRTHLPPAERLTLAWDRADESNVVPPGGAVQATVANGDSVARSAALSGGVFDWRGRQVAGLDEKLTLQPGEAKAVVAAKGLPVGAYALRLRLTEGNAVLASVEEDVLVADLNPVLGDAWLAALRDEWKLRAPVGDRYEFVDEDWDWVEHHPGNVQLDSLRERARRVAAAGGEPHVLLGYSAYWAAGIGLDQFKADAFERRLRDAGHAVDTFLVPERLEDWDHYVCEVMRGAGRDVGGFVLWNGPDAGALAVEPERFARMMASADAWRRRYCPKTPLLIGGLSRAAAVPYVAKLAELGALDRVTGVNVRLDVGRLSPEDALVPAYVRELADALAKGSKEPKSILLTDLDWAVERAERGPAAADAAAGRIGAFEQAAYLARSDLLLHGAGIRPALAIRNDDFARLGLGLAYRRELLVPPLAERPATFQLKPAWWGVLRARQWLAQLQAAEPVEIQDIVPARTRCLAAKRRDGKVAAIVWRNDDAGAVTFAHAGLGVEAAEDVFGSPVPAEGGWHAVGKVPVAFVLGEGDWARARDALARLWVRDGAEPAWPQRLLAVVRPAATEAAPRFSIAVPQGAGLVLRQRFVLEGEGFKAEVAVNGKAIGTWDLTRSAPELSGGPRECIFVIPPEALAGVAKAEIELRSDRAAPQTSRGPSSPREVAVFEYRGGDFPLSAVGAIHVEQNVAQPRLGRNIVGGPLAVGQAAFANGIGTFANCLLEYPLNRQFARFTARVGVDAVTEGKGSVVFEAYADGRKLWASPVLSGLDAPRDVALDVTGINRLRLVVTDAGDGNKSDAANWCEPTLHR is encoded by the coding sequence GTGATAGCTGCCGATTGCCGACTGCCGATTGCCGACGGTTGGCCACTCGGGCTCGTGCTCGGGCACTTGCTTTGGGCCGCCGCAGCCGTATCCGGGGCGGGCTACCATCTCGTCGAGAACTTCACCGCGCCGTTGCCCGGCCGCGGCACCGTGACGGCGGAGGCGGACTTCGAGAACGGACGCGTGGGCCTCGCCGCCGCCCGGCTCGCCTACGAGCTGACGCCCAAGGCCCAGCAGGTCTGGCTCCAGTTTCCGAACGAGGCCATTCGCATCTCCGGCCCCGGCCAACTCAAGCTGTGGGTGAAGCCCGACGGATCGGGCGACGAGATGCAACTCACCGTGTATCACGCCGAATCGTTCCTCGACGACCGCGGCGAGCGGCGTCTGAAGGACCACGCGCGCCTCGCTCTGCCGCGCGTGAAGCTGGATTTCGCCGAATGGCGCGAGGTGGCGTTCGACTTACGCTCCGTGCCCGTGGGGCGCACGATGTGGCTCGAGCGCATCGAGTTCCACGGCCGCCGCAAGGAGGGCGAGCGCGCCGAGGCCATCGTGTTGCTCGACGACTTGCGGCTGGAGCCCTCGGGGGCTCCTCCGCCCGCCACGATGGCGACGCGCCTCATCGGGCCGCCCGCGCGCGACTTCGGCACCCGCGTGGCCGTGGCGCTCGACGTCCGCAGCTTCGTGGCCGCGCCCGCCCGGGCGCGCGCCCGCCTGACCCTGACCGACCGCAACGAGACCGTGGTGGCGGACCGCGACTTCGACGTGCCGCTTGCCGCCGGGCAGTCGAGCGAAACGAAGCTCGAGCTGGCCCCCGAAAAGCTTGACGCCTATCTCCCCCCCTTCACCCTCGCGTGCGACGTCGTGTCCAGCGACCTCCCGCAGCTCTCCCAGAAGTCCGAGCACAAGCTCGTGATGGCCAACAGCGTGTTCCTTTTCGACGACATGTCCGATGCAATCGGCCGCTGGTTCACGGCCGGCTACCCGGCCGACGTGCGGCAGAACCCGCGCTCGTGGGTGAGCTGGACCCACGGCGAGGCCCAACGCGCCAGCCCTTGGACCCAGACCGCCGCCGCCATCTCGCGCGTGCGGATCGAGGACTTGGCTGCGAGTCGGCAATCCGTAACCCGCCATCCCCAATCTCCCGTGCCGCTCGGCCAGTTCGCCCTGCGCGTGGACTATGCGGGCGATGCCGTGGTCTATTGCGGCCGCGAGCGCTACCTGCCGGGCAACGCCTTCCGCTTCGGCGCCTGGGTGAAGGGCGACGGCAGCGGGGCGAAGCTTCACGCTCTGTTCCTCGACTACACCGATTCGGCGGACTTCTGGGAGGGCGGCTGGAAGCGCATCTACGACGGCGAGCGCGAGCTGTGCACCCTCGACTTCACGGGCTGGCGCTACGTGGAGGTGCCGCTCCCTGGCGATGGCCTGGGCAGCAACGCGCCGCGCGGCTCGACGGCCGAACTCGACTTCCCGCTCGAGCTGACCGCCTTCCGCATCGAGCCGCCGCGGGGCAAAGAGGCGGCGGCCCCGCCAGCCCAGGGCACCGTGCTCATCGGCAGCCTCATCGTGCACACGCAGCAGGAGGCCGCGGGCGCGCTCGCCCTGCACGCGGGCGCCGATGACCCCGAGCGGCGTTTCGACCCCGCGCACGGCGCCTGGGCGACCGTGCAGAACGCCTCCCCCGTCCGCGCGCGCAAGGTTCGGGTCATCTGGGCGATGCTCGACCGCGCGAACGAGGTGAGCGGCAAAGGGCAGGCGGACCTGGACCTGGCGCCGCGCGAGGCCAAGACGCTGCGGCTCGACCTGGCGAAGGCCGCGCCCGACGCCGCGCGGCGGCAGGGGCCGCTACGGCTCCAGATCACCGCCACCGACGCCGCGGACGCCGGGGTGTCGGCTGCGCGCGAGCTGATTCTCGCCAAGCCCGACACCACGGTGGCCCTGGCCGACTTCGAGAGCGACCGCGGCTACCTGGGCCTCAAAGCCCACACGCTCGAGACGGCGCCGCCAGCCGGCGAGGCCGCGGCCCGCACCAGCGCCGAGCAGGCCCACGGCGGCCGCCGCTCGCTGGCGCTCGCGTGGGACAAGGCGAAGTCCCCGCCGCAGCGTCCCGGCCTGCCGCCCTCGCGCCTGCTCGTCGTGGCCTCGATTGACCCCGCCCTGCCCGGCGTGCCCGTCGAGCTGTCGCTGTGGCTGCACGGCGACGGCTCGGGCGCGCTCTTCTACCCGGTCGTCGGCGACACCCGCGGCGTCAGCCACGGGGGCCACGGCCGCGACTTCGACCTCTTCCTGGCCAGGGCGGTGGCGACGAGCGTCCCGCTTGTCGAGGGGGACCGCAAGCGGGATGCTTGCGGCTACTCGAACGCCGTGCGGGTGGACTGGCAGGGCTGGCGGAAGCTCGATTTCCGCCTGCCCCCCATCCCGCCGTCGTGGGACAAACCGCAGCCTGTCCTCGGCTTCGCGCCCAGCTATCCGCTCGGCCTGCACCTGGCCGTGGACCCGCAAAGCGCCGACCGCGACCGCGGCAGCCTCTTCGTGGACGATATCGTCGTGCGCACCCACCTCCCCCCCGCCGAGCGGCTGACCTTGGCGTGGGACCGGGCCGACGAGTCGAACGTCGTGCCCCCGGGTGGCGCTGTGCAGGCTACGGTGGCCAACGGGGACTCCGTGGCCCGTTCGGCCGCTCTGTCAGGCGGTGTGTTCGACTGGCGCGGGCGGCAGGTGGCCGGCCTCGACGAAAAGCTCACCCTGCAACCCGGCGAGGCGAAGGCCGTCGTCGCTGCCAAGGGCCTGCCCGTCGGCGCCTACGCCCTGCGCCTGCGACTCACCGAGGGGAACGCAGTGCTGGCCTCGGTGGAGGAGGACGTGCTGGTGGCCGACCTCAACCCCGTGCTTGGCGATGCCTGGCTCGCCGCCCTGCGCGACGAGTGGAAACTGCGGGCCCCCGTGGGGGACCGCTATGAGTTCGTGGATGAGGACTGGGACTGGGTGGAGCACCACCCGGGGAACGTGCAACTCGACTCGCTGCGCGAGCGCGCCCGCCGCGTGGCCGCCGCGGGCGGCGAGCCGCACGTGTTGCTGGGCTACAGCGCCTACTGGGCGGCCGGCATCGGCCTCGATCAGTTCAAGGCCGACGCCTTCGAGCGCCGCCTGCGCGACGCGGGCCACGCGGTGGACACCTTCCTGGTGCCCGAGCGGCTCGAGGATTGGGACCACTACGTGTGCGAGGTGATGCGCGGCGCGGGGCGCGACGTGGGCGGCTTCGTGCTCTGGAACGGCCCTGACGCAGGGGCGCTGGCCGTCGAGCCCGAGCGCTTCGCCAGGATGATGGCGTCGGCCGACGCCTGGCGCCGCCGCTACTGTCCGAAGACGCCGCTGCTCATTGGCGGCCTGAGCCGGGCCGCCGCCGTGCCCTACGTCGCGAAGCTGGCCGAACTGGGCGCGCTCGACCGCGTGACCGGCGTGAACGTGCGCCTCGACGTCGGGCGGCTCTCGCCCGAGGACGCCCTGGTGCCGGCCTACGTCCGCGAGTTGGCGGACGCCCTGGCCAAGGGCTCGAAGGAGCCGAAGAGCATCCTCCTCACCGACCTCGACTGGGCGGTCGAGCGCGCCGAACGCGGCCCCGCCGCGGCCGATGCGGCGGCGGGCAGGATCGGGGCCTTCGAGCAGGCAGCCTATCTCGCCCGCTCGGACCTGTTGCTCCACGGCGCCGGCATTCGGCCCGCGCTGGCCATTCGCAACGACGACTTCGCCCGCCTGGGGCTGGGCCTGGCGTATCGCCGCGAACTGCTCGTGCCCCCACTGGCCGAGCGGCCCGCCACCTTCCAGCTCAAGCCCGCCTGGTGGGGCGTGCTGCGCGCGCGGCAATGGCTCGCGCAGCTCCAGGCCGCCGAGCCAGTCGAGATTCAGGACATCGTGCCCGCCCGCACCCGCTGCCTGGCCGCGAAGCGCCGCGACGGCAAGGTGGCGGCCATCGTGTGGCGGAACGACGATGCGGGAGCTGTGACCTTCGCCCACGCCGGCCTCGGCGTCGAGGCGGCCGAGGACGTCTTCGGCTCGCCCGTGCCGGCCGAGGGCGGCTGGCACGCCGTGGGCAAGGTGCCCGTGGCGTTCGTGCTGGGCGAGGGCGACTGGGCGCGGGCGCGCGACGCGCTCGCCAGGTTGTGGGTGCGCGACGGCGCTGAGCCCGCCTGGCCGCAGCGCCTGCTCGCCGTGGTCCGTCCTGCGGCCACGGAGGCCGCGCCACGCTTCTCCATCGCCGTGCCCCAGGGCGCGGGGCTTGTGCTCCGCCAGCGCTTTGTGCTCGAAGGCGAGGGCTTCAAGGCCGAGGTGGCCGTCAATGGCAAGGCTATCGGAACGTGGGACCTCACGCGTTCGGCCCCCGAGCTGTCGGGCGGGCCGCGCGAGTGCATCTTCGTGATTCCGCCCGAGGCCCTGGCTGGCGTCGCGAAGGCAGAGATCGAGCTGCGCTCCGACCGTGCGGCGCCCCAAACCTCCCGCGGGCCCTCAAGCCCGCGGGAGGTTGCGGTCTTCGAGTACCGCGGCGGGGATTTCCCCTTGAGCGCCGTGGGCGCCATTCACGTCGAGCAGAACGTGGCCCAGCCGCGCCTCGGCCGCAACATCGTCGGCGGGCCGCTCGCCGTGGGGCAGGCCGCCTTCGCCAACGGCATCGGCACCTTCGCCAACTGCCTCCTCGAGTACCCGCTGAACCGCCAGTTCGCCCGTTTCACCGCCAGGGTGGGCGTGGACGCCGTCACCGAGGGCAAAGGCTCCGTCGTCTTCGAGGCCTACGCCGACGGCCGCAAGCTCTGGGCCTCGCCCGTCCTGTCGGGTCTCGACGCCCCCCGCGACGTGGCCCTCGACGTCACCGGCATCAACCGCCTGCGCCTCGTCGTCACCGACGCCGGCGATGGCAACAAGTCCGACGCCGCCAACTGGTGCGAGCCTACCCTCCATAGATGA